In Eremothecium gossypii ATCC 10895 chromosome V, complete sequence, the genomic stretch CGCGGGGCTCGGGTCCAGCGCGTCGATTGCTGTGTGCCTTGCGCTGGCGATGGGGCGGCTGGGCGGGCACGTGCAGTGCGAGTCAGGCGCGCTAACGAAGGAGCAACAGGACTTTGTTAACCGGTGGGCGCTTGTGGGGGAGCAGTGCATCCACGGGACACCCTCGGGCATCGACAACGCTGTGGCCACGTATGGCGACGCCGTTCTATTCCAGCGTCAGCCGGACGGCTCTACTAAGTTCGATCACCTCAGCGACTTTCCGCAGATGCCGATGATCCTGACGAACACGAAGGTGCCGAAGTCGACGAAGGTCTTGGTCGCGAATGTCGGCAAGCTGGTGGAACAGGAGCCGCTCATCACGGCCCCTATCCTCAACACGATGGCGCAGGTGGTGACACAGGCGCACGAGCTCCTCCCTCTGTTACAGGGCGACGACACCGTCTACACACGATTGCTACAACTAGTCAGAATCAACCACGGACTGCTTGTGGCACTCGGTGTCTCACATCCGAGTCTGGAGCATGTCAGAGCGCTCTGCGATACCCTGGGCATCGGGGCCACCAAGCTGAcaggcgccggcggcggcggctgcgcccTCACGCTGTTGAAGCGCGACGTCGAAGATGAGCTCGTGGAGCAATTCAGAAAGACGCTGCTGGATAAACACGGCTACGAGTCATTCACCACAGGGCTGGGCGGCGTCGGCTGCTGTCTCGCGACGTCGCAGACCATCCGGCCTCACCTGGACAGAATAAAAACTCTGTTCCAAGAAGATACCCCTCAGCAGCAGTTGGCGGAGGCGTTGTTACCAGGTGCTTCCCCGATAGATTGGATCCACGGCTAGCAATGTCCTTTGCAAGAAGATATTCTGGGCAGCGCGGCAAGCACAGAGCCCCTTGGCATACAATGCTTGAACAAGAATGTTCGAAAGCTCATTTATTTCATTATTTCCATTAAATAGTAAGTCTATCAGGTGGTCCAGATCAGATACCGCGGTTGAAGTAAACCTTGCTAACGGGGTTGCCGTCACGGTCCTGTTTCCCGGCTAGCTCAGGCTCCAGCTGATTGACCTCGATTGCCTGGTATTGCGGGAAAACGGCCAAAGCAAATGGAAGAGCCGCAAACGCAGTTAGTGTGATGACTCCTAGCTGGGCCGCCATCTGTATTGGGAAGGACTTGCCCTTTAGAATGCCACGCTGGAGGCGCACCAAGGCCAACGGCGGGATGACCATGATCGGAGTCGCATTGATCATGCGGCTCAGGGCTGTTTCACCAaccgccagcagcgcagcCTTCTTTGACTTCCCGATCTCGTCGCCGTTCACGTCGTAGACCGATATGCCCTTGCGGATCTCGTTGCCGCGCATCAAGAACACGTTCACGACACCCGCAGAAACAACCGCCGCAAACGGAACCAAACGGCCCAGCAGCAGTCGCGCGTTGGCCGAGACGTTACGCAGCCGCGGCACCAGCTTATTCAGTCCAACCGCAACCCCACAGGACGCTGTCACGGCGGCCGCGTAGTTCATCaacagctgctgcgtgCTCAGCGGGTGCGACTTGTTCGAATTGGCCGAGTTCACGGCCACATTGAGCGATTGGTTCGCCCATTGCCAGAACAGCGTCCCCGCGGTGCCCAGCCCCGG encodes the following:
- the ERG12 gene encoding mevalonate kinase (Syntenic homolog of Saccharomyces cerevisiae YMR208W (ERG12)), with the protein product MGQPMTVICTGELLPFITSAPGKVIIFGEHSAVYNKPAIAASVSSLRTYLFVEADAESDAVRMEFPDIGFQYSWKHEALTAVPREAVVRAFCSRELDAEVLAHVDRLLMGLEGALARHAALCFLYIYTCLCREVQGVRFTVKSTLPIGAGLGSSASIAVCLALAMGRLGGHVQCESGALTKEQQDFVNRWALVGEQCIHGTPSGIDNAVATYGDAVLFQRQPDGSTKFDHLSDFPQMPMILTNTKVPKSTKVLVANVGKLVEQEPLITAPILNTMAQVVTQAHELLPLLQGDDTVYTRLLQLVRINHGLLVALGVSHPSLEHVRALCDTLGIGATKLTGAGGGGCALTLLKRDVEDELVEQFRKTLLDKHGYESFTTGLGGVGCCLATSQTIRPHLDRIKTLFQEDTPQQQLAEALLPGASPIDWIHG
- the FSF1 gene encoding Fsf1p (Syntenic homolog of Saccharomyces cerevisiae YOR271C (FSF1)), yielding MASSVAGTRPLPESRYDLSTYWGRVRHCAEIADPTMLLTTEADLAHAREVVRSYRRGEMKQPTEEFWRAKKQLDSTVHPDTGETVLLPFRMSSNVLSNLFVTAGMLTPGLGTAGTLFWQWANQSLNVAVNSANSNKSHPLSTQQLLMNYAAAVTASCGVAVGLNKLVPRLRNVSANARLLLGRLVPFAAVVSAGVVNVFLMRGNEIRKGISVYDVNGDEIGKSKKAALLAVGETALSRMINATPIMVIPPLALVRLQRGILKGKSFPIQMAAQLGVITLTAFAALPFALAVFPQYQAIEVNQLEPELAGKQDRDGNPVSKVYFNRGI